A single genomic interval of Dromiciops gliroides isolate mDroGli1 chromosome 1, mDroGli1.pri, whole genome shotgun sequence harbors:
- the LOC122753303 gene encoding E3 ubiquitin-protein ligase Topors-like, translating to MPLGPLPICQCPIYLNGTQNGADLNPSSHRFISDCPHERYAKKIRHSLCGQSCNSFSQTSRFGSDTKKQELCVLGNDNLVLPEENNSYVDSFPSCEPGSEDGILSDDDSSQANSLRYQVVQELLKQFSWNKQDHAHEVSSGYFKEQVVIQFRRALYFSGLRVLYVRGGGFYRQISADYFLRNPNCLQRLILWLKRELIAIYGDFGYTAKNILTIILQNMTEHDLDSQTFSELLRPYLLQYTEHFLHEFISFARSPFSMKMYDQRAIYECPSPSDGRGNLFTISPTNDKWALPALENYAEMAKTIHDSWNKGILPHSGSKHTMTSESSSMSTERNPEKPSRTRNKHQLRTQTKLYSGNSKGVISSQSCTHIPHLKSMGGDAIVLLEPPLDSKKYTSEGKTEGRKLQLEQDKCSGDNRANYSASDISTISNSSPREKNMLALCQPMKTQEKEPEKNKNPDSFGKIVQRSPPMMKETQPPLFVNSSQRKDQTWRCNSENVYSHRKPIQRGQREHAFRKERMKCQSSCQGGELSSHPYRRDYKNCLKQGLTQSTEDKPHLSHHPRKRRSRSKDHSDRGLRGSYTSEPLLTISCEVQEGEKGDGDYKPFRRVVLASTTELVSSRGKAQHLCNREKAFRVKSPNICRHPENHRTNCQCMRRSGTVRAGSMSSNHENMGKKRTFKCQHLEKENNETMTNSLPPPVQMHQIQQSTSCYRLGVPKQCIHPTAQASRIS from the coding sequence ATGCCATTAGGACCTTTACCTATCTGTCAATGTCCCATCTACTTGAACGGAACTCAGAATGGTGCTGATTTGAATCCCTCCTCACACAGGTTCATTAGTGACTGTCCTCATGAGAGATATGCAAAGAAAATAAGACATTCCCTCTGCGGACAAAGTTGTAATTCTTTCTCCCAAACTTCTAGATTTGGGAGTGACACCAAGAAGCAAGAACTGTGTGTTTTAGGGAATGACAACCTTGTACTGCCTGAAGAGAATAACAGCTATGTTGATTCTTTTCCAAGCTGTGAGCCTGGCTCTGAGGATGGTATATTATCTGATGATGACTCTAGTCAGGCCAATTCTTTGAGATATCAAGTTGTCCAAGAACTACTGAAACAGTTTTCTTGGAACAAGCAAGATCATGCCCATGAAGTGTCTTCAGGATACTTTAAAGAACAGGTGGTTATTCAATTCAGAAGAGCTCTTTATTTTTCTGGGCTTCGGGTATTATATGTCAGGGGTGGTGGATTCTACAGGCAAATTTCAGCAGATTATTTCCTGAGAAATCCAAACTGTCTACAGCGATTAATCCTATGGCTTAAACGTGAGCTGATAGCTATTTATGGTGACTTTGGGTACACAGCAAAAAACATCCTTACTATCATCCTCCAAAACATGACAGAGCATGATCTAGACAGCCAGACCTTTTCAGAGCTCTTGAGACCCTACCTCTTGCAATACACTGAACATTTCTTACACGAGTTCATCAGTTTTGCTCGGTCACCTTTTAGCATGAAAATGTATGACCAGCGAGCCATTTATGAGTGTCCTTCTCCGTCAGATGGAAGAGGAAATCTATTCACTATCTCACCTACTAATGACAAATGGGCCTTACCAGCATTGGAAAATTATGCAGAGATGGCCAAAACTATTCATGACTCATGGAATAAAGGAATATTGCCTCACTCAGGTTCAAAGCATACCATGACATCTGAGTCATCTTCCATGTCAACTGAAAGAAATCCAGAAAAGCCTAGTAGGACCAGAAATAAACATCAGCTTAGGACCCAAACCAAATTATATTCAGGAAACAGCAAAGGTGTGATTTCATCACAGAGTTGTACCCATATTCCTCATCTTAAATCAATGGGTGGGGATGCCATAGTCTTACTAGAACCACCATTGGACAGCAAGAAATATACTTCTGAAGGAAAAACAGAAGGGAGGAAGCTTCAGCTTGAACAGGACAAGTGTTCAGGAGATAATAGAGCTAATTACTCTGCATCTGATATTTCAACCATCTCAAATTCTAgcccaagagaaaaaaatatgctggCTCTTTGTCAGCCAATGAAGACCCAAGagaaagaaccagaaaagaacaaaaatccaGATTCCTTTGGTAAGATCGTTCAAAGAAGCCCTCCCATGATGAAGGAAACACAGCCACCCTTGTTTGTCAACTCATCCCAAAGGAAAGACCAAACTTGGCGCTGCAATTCAGAGAATGTGTATTCTCATAGGAAGCCCATTCAGAGAGGCCAAAGAGAACATGCCTttaggaaggaaaggatgaagtGCCAATCATCCTGCCAAGGCGGAGAACTAAGTTCACACCCCTATAGAAGGGACTATAAGAATTGTCTTAAACAAGGACTAACTCAAAGTACTGAAGACAAACCACATTTGTCCCATCACCCTAGAAAGAGAAGGTCAAGAAGCAAAGATCACAGTGATAGGGGGCTGAGAGGAAGCTATACAAGTGAACCTTTGTTGACTATATCCTGTGAAGTTCAGGAAGGTGAGAAAGGAGATGGTGATTACAAACCTTTTAGAAGGGTTGTTCTAGCTAGTACAACAGAGCTTGTTAGTAGTAGGGGGAAAGCCCAGCATCTTTGCAACAGAGAAAAAGCTTTTAGAGTAAAAAGTCCCAACATCTGCCGCCATCCTGAGAATCATAGAACAAACTGTCAATGCATGAGGAGGTCAGGGACAGTGCGTGCGGGAAGCATGTCATCAAACCATGAAAATATGGGTAAGAAAAGAACATTCAAATGCCAAcatttagagaaggaaaataatgaaacaatgacTAACTCATTGCCTCCTCCAGTTCAGATGCACCAAATCCAGCAATCTACATCCTGCTACAGACTGGGGGTCCCCAAACAATGTATCCACCCAACAGCTCAAGCTTCAAGGATATCATGA
- the LOC122753311 gene encoding biogenesis of lysosome-related organelles complex 1 subunit 2-like, which translates to MVRGTQWLGVIAAVSAGTGAGSLLSEPASKVEGQPPSRGGAQLTQCVVESGASQQEAVGHNNAVVETAEEAREPAEADITELYQNMATYLTGELTATSEDYKLLENMNKLTSLKYLEMKDIAVNISRNLKDLNQKYAALQPYLDQITLIEEQVAPLEQAAYKLDAYSKKLEAKYKKLEVMNASPAQRRTPGMTVRGYQAGTL; encoded by the exons ATGGTGAGGGGAACCCAGTGGTTGGGGGTaatagctgcagtctctgctggaactggagCAGGGAGCCTActttctgaaccagcaagcaaagttGAAGGACAGCCACCcagtcggggaggggcacag CTCACTCAGTGTGTGGTAGAgagtggggcaagtcagcaggaagctgtgggacaca ACAATGCAGTGGTGGAGACTGCCGAGGAGGCCAGAGAGCCGGCCGAGGCAGACATCACAGAGCTGTACCAGAACATGGCCACATACCTGACAGGCGAGCTGACGGCTACCAGTGAAGACTATAAACTTCTGGAGAATATGAACAAACTGACTAGCTTGAAGTACCTAGAAATGAAAGATATTGCAGTAAACATAAGTAGAAACCTAAAGGACTTAAACCAGAAATATGCAGCACTTCAGCCTTATCTGGATCAGATCACTTTAATTGAGGAGCAAGTAGCCCCTCTTGAGCAGGCAGCCTACAAGTTGGATGCATATTCAAAGAAACTAGAAGCAAAGTACAAGAAATTAGAGGTGATGAATGCTTCTCCAGCACAAAGACGGACTCCAGGAATGACTGTCAGGGGGTATCAGGCTGGGACGCTTTGA